The proteins below are encoded in one region of Pongo pygmaeus isolate AG05252 chromosome 20, NHGRI_mPonPyg2-v2.0_pri, whole genome shotgun sequence:
- the ZSCAN18 gene encoding zinc finger and SCAN domain-containing protein 18 isoform X1, with translation MLPLEKAFSSPRSSPAPPDLPTPGSAAGVQQEEPETIPERTPADLEFSRLRFREFVYQEAAGPHQTLARLHELCRQWLMPEARSKEQMLELLVLEQFLGILPDKVRPWVVAQYPESCKKAASLVEGLADVLEEPGMLLGSPAGSSSILSDGVYERHMDPLLLPGELASPSQAPGAGEIPAPSETPWLSPDPLFLEQRRVREAKTDEASPANTEQKLKSFPEDPQHLGEWGHLDPAEENLKSYRKLLLWGYQLSQPDAASRLDTEELRLVERDPQGSGLPEGGRQQESAGCACEEAAPAGVLPELPTEAPPGDALADPPSGTTEEEEEQPGKAPDPQDPQDAESDSATGSQRQSVIQQPAPDRSPARLGTKRPHPEDGDGQSLEGVSSAGDSAGLEAGQGPGADEPGLSRGKPYACGECGEAFAWLSHLMEHHSSHGGRKRYACQGCWKTFHFSLALAEHQKTHEKEKGYALGGARGPQPSTREAQAGARAGGPPESVEGEALPAPPEAQR, from the exons ATGTTGCCTTTGGAGAAGGCGTTTTCCTCCCCCAGGAGCTCCCCAGCACCCCCGGATCTGCCCACGCCAGGTTCAGCAGCCGGAGTCCAGCAGGAAGAACCCGAGACCATCCCTGAGAGGACCCCTGCTGACCTGGAGTTCTCCCGCCTGCGTTTCCGGGAATTTGTCTACCAGGAGGCTGCCGGGCCCCACCAGACCCTGGCCCGGCTGCATGAGCTGTGCCGCCAGTGGCTGATGCCTGAGGCGCGCTCCAAGGAGCAGATGCTGGAGCTGCTGGTGCTGGAGCAGTTCCTGGGCATCCTGCCTGATAAGGTCCGGCCCTGGGTGGTGGCACAGTACCCTGAGAGCTGCAAGAAGGCAGCCTCCCTGGTGGAGGGCCTCGCTGATGTCCTGGAAGAGCCAG GGATGCTGCTGGGCTCCCCTGCGGGCTCATCCTCAATTCTTAGTGATGGAGTGTACGAGAGGCACATGGACCCTCTGCTGCTACCAGGCGAGCTCGCGAGCCCCAGCCAGGCCCCTGGAGCTGGGGAGATCCCGGCACCTTCTGAGACAC ccTGGCTTTCTCCGGACCCCCTGTTTCTGGAACAGAGGAGGGTCAGAGAAGCAAAGACCGACGaggccagccctgccaacactgAGCAG AAGCTGAAGTCCTTTCCAGAGGACCCTCAGCACCTGGGGGAGTGGGGCCACCTGGACCCTGCCGAGGAGAACCTGAAGAGCTACCGGAAGCTGCTCCTGTGGG GGTATCAGCTTTCCCAGCCTGACGCTGCCTCCAGGCTGGACACTGAGGAACTCCGCTTGGTGGAAAGAGATCCACAAGGAAGCGGCCTCCCAG AAGGCGGGAGGCAGCAGGAGAGCGCTGGGTGCGCCTGCGAGGAGGCCGCCCCCGCGGGGGTGCTGCCTGAGCTGCCTACGGAGGCGCCCCCTGGGGACGCCCTTGCCGATCCCCCGTCGGGCAccactgaggaggaggaagagcagccTGGGAAGGCCCCGGACCCGCAGGACCCCCAAGACGCGGAGTCCGACTCTGCCACCGGATCGCAGAGGCAGTCCGTCATCCAGCAGCCTGCCCCGGACAGGAGCCCGGCGAGGCTGGGAACCAAGAGGCCGCACCCCGAGGATGGGGACGGGCAGAGCCTCGAGGGCGTCTCCAGCGCCGGCGACAGCGCAGGGCTGGAGGCCGGGCAGGGCCCCGGGGCTGACGAGCCGGGCTTGTCCCGCGGGAAGCCCTATGCCTGCGGCGAGTGCGGGGAGGCCTTCGCGTGGCTCTCGCATCTCATGGAGCACCACAGCAGCCATGGCGGCCGGAAGCGCTACGCCTGTCAGGGCTGCTGGAAGaccttccacttcagcctggcCCTAGCCGAGCACCAGAAGACCCACGAGAAGGAGAAAGGCTACGCGCTGGGGGGCGCCCGGGGCCCCCAGCCGTCCACCCGCGAAGCCCAGGCGGGGGCTAGGGCGGGCGGGCCCCCAGAGAGCGTGGAGGGCGAGGCTCTCCCCGCACCCCCAGAGGCGCAGAGGTGA
- the ZSCAN18 gene encoding zinc finger and SCAN domain-containing protein 18 isoform X2 — MLPLEKAFSSPRSSPAPPDLPTPGSAAGVQQEEPETIPERTPADLEFSRLRFREFVYQEAAGPHQTLARLHELCRQWLMPEARSKEQMLELLVLEQFLGILPDKVRPWVVAQYPESCKKAASLVEGLADVLEEPGMLLGSPAGSSSILSDGVYERHMDPLLLPGELASPSQAPGAGEIPAPSETPWLSPDPLFLEQRRVREAKTDEASPANTEQKLKSFPEDPQHLGEWGHLDPAEENLKSYRKLLLWGYQLSQPDAASRLDTEELRLVERDPQGSGLPGGRQQESAGCACEEAAPAGVLPELPTEAPPGDALADPPSGTTEEEEEQPGKAPDPQDPQDAESDSATGSQRQSVIQQPAPDRSPARLGTKRPHPEDGDGQSLEGVSSAGDSAGLEAGQGPGADEPGLSRGKPYACGECGEAFAWLSHLMEHHSSHGGRKRYACQGCWKTFHFSLALAEHQKTHEKEKGYALGGARGPQPSTREAQAGARAGGPPESVEGEALPAPPEAQR; from the exons ATGTTGCCTTTGGAGAAGGCGTTTTCCTCCCCCAGGAGCTCCCCAGCACCCCCGGATCTGCCCACGCCAGGTTCAGCAGCCGGAGTCCAGCAGGAAGAACCCGAGACCATCCCTGAGAGGACCCCTGCTGACCTGGAGTTCTCCCGCCTGCGTTTCCGGGAATTTGTCTACCAGGAGGCTGCCGGGCCCCACCAGACCCTGGCCCGGCTGCATGAGCTGTGCCGCCAGTGGCTGATGCCTGAGGCGCGCTCCAAGGAGCAGATGCTGGAGCTGCTGGTGCTGGAGCAGTTCCTGGGCATCCTGCCTGATAAGGTCCGGCCCTGGGTGGTGGCACAGTACCCTGAGAGCTGCAAGAAGGCAGCCTCCCTGGTGGAGGGCCTCGCTGATGTCCTGGAAGAGCCAG GGATGCTGCTGGGCTCCCCTGCGGGCTCATCCTCAATTCTTAGTGATGGAGTGTACGAGAGGCACATGGACCCTCTGCTGCTACCAGGCGAGCTCGCGAGCCCCAGCCAGGCCCCTGGAGCTGGGGAGATCCCGGCACCTTCTGAGACAC ccTGGCTTTCTCCGGACCCCCTGTTTCTGGAACAGAGGAGGGTCAGAGAAGCAAAGACCGACGaggccagccctgccaacactgAGCAG AAGCTGAAGTCCTTTCCAGAGGACCCTCAGCACCTGGGGGAGTGGGGCCACCTGGACCCTGCCGAGGAGAACCTGAAGAGCTACCGGAAGCTGCTCCTGTGGG GGTATCAGCTTTCCCAGCCTGACGCTGCCTCCAGGCTGGACACTGAGGAACTCCGCTTGGTGGAAAGAGATCCACAAGGAAGCGGCCTCCCAG GCGGGAGGCAGCAGGAGAGCGCTGGGTGCGCCTGCGAGGAGGCCGCCCCCGCGGGGGTGCTGCCTGAGCTGCCTACGGAGGCGCCCCCTGGGGACGCCCTTGCCGATCCCCCGTCGGGCAccactgaggaggaggaagagcagccTGGGAAGGCCCCGGACCCGCAGGACCCCCAAGACGCGGAGTCCGACTCTGCCACCGGATCGCAGAGGCAGTCCGTCATCCAGCAGCCTGCCCCGGACAGGAGCCCGGCGAGGCTGGGAACCAAGAGGCCGCACCCCGAGGATGGGGACGGGCAGAGCCTCGAGGGCGTCTCCAGCGCCGGCGACAGCGCAGGGCTGGAGGCCGGGCAGGGCCCCGGGGCTGACGAGCCGGGCTTGTCCCGCGGGAAGCCCTATGCCTGCGGCGAGTGCGGGGAGGCCTTCGCGTGGCTCTCGCATCTCATGGAGCACCACAGCAGCCATGGCGGCCGGAAGCGCTACGCCTGTCAGGGCTGCTGGAAGaccttccacttcagcctggcCCTAGCCGAGCACCAGAAGACCCACGAGAAGGAGAAAGGCTACGCGCTGGGGGGCGCCCGGGGCCCCCAGCCGTCCACCCGCGAAGCCCAGGCGGGGGCTAGGGCGGGCGGGCCCCCAGAGAGCGTGGAGGGCGAGGCTCTCCCCGCACCCCCAGAGGCGCAGAGGTGA